A stretch of the Lactuca sativa cultivar Salinas chromosome 9, Lsat_Salinas_v11, whole genome shotgun sequence genome encodes the following:
- the LOC111880072 gene encoding (S)-8-oxocitronellyl enol synthase CYC2, whose amino-acid sequence MAIEKLQKRGKKAPKDVAIIFGVTGLVGKQLLEKLLSKSKWKVYGVARRQEMTTIKKPNTNTNPNYHFISCNLLDPVETQSKLSHLHDVTHVFWVTWASQFPLDSVECYDQNKAMMSNALDSILPGANLKHFSLQTGTKHYVSLQGSSLDHLVKRVSYYDENCPRVEGCNFYYGLEDLLKERLMGVVPWSVHRPGLIIGSSRKTLYNFMGSLCVYGTICKYLNLPFVFGGRKDCFEEQFVDVSDARLVAKQQIWASTNDLVQSNNGQAFNSINGDGSTWKDIWGAIGEKFGAVVPWEMLEEDFTFAGCMSDKGAVWKEIVKKEGLVETEMEDLANWYFLDALFRCPVKMLGTREKADRLGFTARYYALDSMSHWIDVMRNEKLIP is encoded by the coding sequence ATGGCTATCGAAAAGCTTCAGAAAAGAGGGAAAAAAGCTCCAAAAGACGTTGCAATCATCTTTGGTGTAACTGGTCTTGTTGGAAAACAGCTTCTCGAGAAGCTACTTTCAAAATCCAAATGGAAGGTTTATGGCGTAGCCAGACGACAAGAGATGACGACGATCAAGAAaccaaacacaaacacaaacccTAATTACCATTTCATTTCATGCAACCTTCTTGACCCTGTCGAAACCCAATCAAAACTTTCTCATTTGCATGATGTGACCCATGTGTTCTGGGTTACATGGGCTAGCCAGTTTCCATTAGATAGTGTAGAATGTTATGATCAAAACAAAGCCATGATGTCAAACGCATTAGACTCTATCCTCCCAGGAGCCAATTTGAAACACTTTTCTCTTCAAACTGGGACCAAACACTATGTGTCTTTACAAGGAAGTTCTCTTGATCATCTTGTGAAAAGAGTTTCTTATTATGATGAGAACTGCCCACGAGTCGAAGGGTGTAACTTTTATTATGGTCTCGAGGACTTGCTCAAAGAGAGGCTCATGGGTGTGGTTCCATGGTCGGTTCATCGTCCTGGTTTGATCATCGGGAGTTCACGAAAGACATTATATAACTTCATGGGAAGTTTATGCGTTTACGGGACCATTTGTAAGTATTTGAATCTTCCGTTTGTTTTTGGTGGAAGAAAAGATTGTTTTGAAGAGCAGTTTGTGGATGTCTCGGATGCTAGGCTTGTAGCCAAACAACAAATTTGGGCATCCACAAATGATTTGGTTCAATCAAACAATGGGCAGGCGTTTAATTCAATAAATGGAGATGGTTCTACTTGGAAGGATATATGGGGAGCGATCGGGGAAAAGTTTGGGGCGGTTGTCCCTTGGGAGATGTTGGAGGAGGATTTTACGTTTGCAGGGTGTATGAGTGATAAGGGGGCGGTTTGGAAGGAGATAGTGAAGAAAGAGGGTTTGGTTGAGACTGAAATGGAGGATCTGGCTAACTGGTATTTCTTGGATGCTTTGTTTCGGTGTCCGGTAAAGATGCTAGGGACAAGAGAGAAAGCAGATCGACTCGGGTTTACAGCGAGGTATTATGCTCTTGATTCGATGTCACATTGGATTGATGTTATGAGGAATGAAAAACTAATTCCTTGA
- the LOC111880083 gene encoding ABC transporter G family member 31 has protein sequence MAASDGTEYFDVDIESGHDMFSWRSNAEEAQRDETELLWAAIERLPSRKEKKFALLKRSVSGSNGSEERTETIDVTKLDRRNRSLIVRKALATSEQDNYKLLAAIKERFDRVGLEVPKVEVRFEKLNIEADVVIGSRALPTLVNYSRDVIEHVLTNLRIFHPRRHRLSILKEISGSIKPGRMTLLLGPPGSGKSTLLLALAGKLDTSLKKSGKITYNGHELHEFCVQRTSAYISQTDNHIAELTVRETLDFGARCEGEGFAGNLRELTRLEKENKVRPSPEVDAFMKASSVAGKRHSISTDYMLKVLGLDVCSETFVGNDMLRGISGGQRKRVTTGEMVVGPRKTLFMDEISTGLDSSTTYQIVRCIKNFVHQMEATVLMALLQPAPETFDLFDDLVVLSEGHVVYEGPREQVLEFFESLGFQKPPRKGTADFLQEVTSRKDQAQYWADSSKAYEYIPVSKISEAYKKSIYGRSLESSLSVPFDKSKGHVSALRKKEYGVSKWRLFQACFSREFLLIKRHSFLYIFKTIQVAFVGFVTCTLFIRTRLHPTNLTDGSLYLGCLFFALVHMMFNGFSELPLMIFRLPVFYKQRDNNFYPAWAWSVSSWILRVPYSAVEAIVWSTIVYYSVGFSPSVGRFFRYVFVLFSMHQMALGLFRTLAAVARNVIIANTFGSAALLVVFLLGGFIMPKDMIKPWWIWGFWMSPLSYAQSAIAVNEFTSTRWMKNLTGTNTTLGYTVLQFHDLPADDNWYWLGVGVLLLYALAFNIIVTLSLDYLNPLKSAQIVPPDTGENNSTDSTAGNQAPPADTSCRRQGMTLPFKPLSMTFHNVNYFVDMPKDMNLEGVPETERKLQLLSDVSGVFLPGVLTALMGSSGAGKTTLLDVLAGRKTGGYIEGEISISGFQKEQSTFARVSGYVEQNDIHSPQVTVIESLLFSAFLRLSPDVNKKQRREFVEGVMKLVELDNLRDALVGLPGSTGLSTEQRKRLTIAVELVANPSIIFMDEPTSGLDARAAAIVMRTVRNTVDTGRTVVCTIHQPSIEIFEAFDELLLMKRGGRVIYGGKVGERSNILIKYFESINGITPMPSEYNPANWMLEMTTPAAEERLGQDFSVIYKNSKQYRDIEALIQQTSTPQPGSEPLHFSSTYSQTGFSQFSTCLWKQNLVYWRSPEYNAVRLFFTTMCALIVGSVFWDVGSKRNSSQNLMVVMGALYTAVMFLGVNNSSSVQPVIAIERTVFYRERAAGMYSAIPYAIAQGLVEIPYIAAQTILYGITTYFMINFQRTIGKFLLYLVFMFLTFTYFTFYGMLAIGLAPSQQMAAVVSAAFYSLWNLLAGFLVPKPLIPGWWIWFYYLCPIAWTLQGLIGSQLADVEEPIIGPGGFQGTVKGYLKEALGIESNMIALSAFMLFAFSLLFFLIFALSLKFLNFQKR, from the exons ATGGCAGCGTCAGATGGCACCGAGTACTTCGATGTGGACATCGAGAGCGGTCATGATATGTTTTCATGGCGGTCAAATGCTGAGGAGGCTCAACGAGACGAGACGGAGCTTCTATGGGCGGCGATAGAGAGGCTACCATCAAGAAAGGAGAAGAAATTCGCGTTACTGAAACGCTCAGTATCCGGATCAAATGGCTCTGAAGAGAGAACGGAAACGATAGACGTTACGAAACTTGATCGACGCAACCGTTCACTTATCGTTAGGAAAGCTCTCGCTACGTCTGAACAGGATAATTATAAACTCCTTGCGGCCATCAAAGAACGATTCGATCG AGTTGGATTGGAGGTTCCGAAGGTTGAAGTTAGGTTTGAGAAGCTGAACATTGAGGCAGATGTAGTGATTGGCTCTAGAGCTTTACCGACTTTAGTTAATTATTCTCGTGACGTGATTGAG CATGTCTTAACGAATTTGAGGATTTTCCACCCACGGAGACATCGTCTATCAATCTTGAAGGAGATTAGTGGCTCAATAAAACCAGGAAG GATGACATTGCTTTTGGGCCCACCTGGTTCCGGGAAATCTACATTGCTATTAGCTCTTGCAGGAAAACTTGATACTAGCTTAAAG AAAAGTGGTAAGATTACATATAATGGCCATGAACTTCATGAGTTCTGTGTTCAAAGGACTTCAGCTTACATTAGTCAAACAGATAACCACATTGCAGAACTAACAGTACGAGAAACTCTGGATTTTGGTGCTAGATGTGAAGGTGAAGGGTTTGCAG GAAACTTGAGAGAACTTACTCGTTTGGAAAAGGAAAACAAAGTACGCCCTAGCCCTGAAGTTGATGCATTTATGAAG GCATCCTCTGTTGCTGGAAAAAGACATAGTATTTCAACAGATTACATGTTGAAGGTGCTTGGTCTTGATGTATGTTCAGAGACATTTGTTGGAAATGATATGCTCAGGGGTATTTCAGGTGGTCAGAGAAAGAGAGTTACTACAG GTGAGATGGTGGTTGGTCCAAGGAAAACCCTTTTTATGGATGAAATATCAACTGGACTAGATAGCTCAACAACGTATCAAATTGTGAGATGCATAAAGAATTTTGTTCATCAAATGGAAGCCACAGTTCTGATGGCTCTTCTTCAGCCTGCACCTGAAACATTTGATCTCTTTGATGATCTGGTGGTATTATCAGAAGGCCATGTGGTATATGAAGGTCCTCGAGAACAAGTGCTTGAGTTCTTTGAATCATTAGGTTTTCAAAAGCCCCCACGTAAAGGCACTGCAGATTTTCTTCAAGag GTCACATCAAGAAAAGATCAGGCTCAATATTGGGCTGATTCTTCAAAAGCATATGAATACATTCCAGTTTCAAAGATTTCTGAGGCTTACAAAAAATCCATCTATGGAAGGTCTCTGGAGTCTTCACTTTCTGTACCGTTTGATAAATCTAAGGGCCACGTGTCAGCTTTGAGGAAAAAGGAGTATGGCGTATCAAAATGGAGGCTTTTCCAAGCTTGTTTCTCAAGAGAATTTCTATTGATCAAAAGACAtagttttctttatattttcaagACCATCCAG GTTGCATTTGTCGGATTTGTTACATGCACACTCTTCATAAGGACAAGATTACACCCCACAAATTTAACAGATGGAAGCCTATATCTTGGTTGCTTATTTTTCGCACTCGTGCACATGATGTTCAATGGATTTTCTGAGCTCCCACTTATGATATTCCGACTACCTGTATTTTACAAGCAAAGGGATAATAATTTCTATCCTGCATGGGCATGGTCTGTTTCTAGTTGGATTCTCCGTGTTCCCTACTCTGCTGTTGAAGCTATTGTATGGTCTACTATAGTGTATTACAGTGTTGGCTTTTCCCCTAGTGTAGGAAG GTTTTTCCGTTACGTGTTTGTTCTGTTTTCAATGCACCAGATGGCTTTAGGTCTCTTTCGTACATTGGCTGCAGTTGCAAGAAATGTGATCATTGCCAATACTTTCGGTTCAGCTGCCCTGCTTGTGGTATTCTTGCTCGGTGGATTTATCATGCCCAAAG ATATGATTAAGCCATGGTGgatttggggtttttggatgtCACCTCTCTCATACGCACAAAGTGCAATTGCTGTTAACGAATTTACTTCCACAAGATGGATGAAG AACCTCACTGGTACCAATACTACCCTTGGATACACCGTTCTTCAGTTCCATGATTTGCCTGCTGATGATAATTGGTATTGGCTTGGAGTTGGTGTCTTGTTACTTTATGCTTTGGCTTTCAATATCATAGTGACTCTCAGTTTGGATTATCTTAATC CTCTAAAAAGTGCACAGATAGTTCCACCTGATACCGGAGAAAACAATTCAACAGATTCCACAG CTGGCAATCAGGCACCACCTGCTGACACTAGTTGTAGAAGACAAGGCATGACTCTCCCATTCAAGCCCTTATCAATGACTTTTCATAATGTCAATTACTTTGTTGACATGCCAAAG GACATGAATTTGGAAGGTGTtccagaaacagaaaggaagctGCAACTGTTGTCAGATGTGAGTGGAGTGTTTTTGCCAGGTGTCCTTACTGCCCTAATGGGATCAAGTGGAGCAGGTAAGACCACCTTATTGGATGTCCTTGCTGGTAGGAAAACCGGTGGATACATCGAAGGGGAAATCAGTATCTCGGGCTTCCAAAAAGAGCAATCTACTTTCGCTAGGGTTTCTGGTTATGTAGAGCAAAACGATATACACTCTCCTCAAGTCACAGTCATCGAATCcctcttgttctctgcttttctcCGCCTTTCTCCAGATGTCAACAAAAAACAAAGACGA GAATTTGTTGAGGGGGTGATGAAATTAGTTGAGCTTGATAATCTAAGAGATGCTTTAGTAGGCTTGCCTGGGAGTACAGGATTGTCAACTGAACAAAGAAAACGGTTAACAATTGCAGTTGAGCTTGTTGCAAACCCTTCAATCATATTCATGGATGAACCCACATCTGGACTTGATGCAAGAGCTGCTGCCATTGTCATGCGGACTGTACGTAACACAGTTGATACCGGAAGGACAGTGGTTTGCACCATTCATCAACCCAGTATTGAAATATTTGAAGCATTTGATGAG CTACTTCTTATGAAAAGAGGAGGACGTGTGATTTATGGTGGAAAAGTAGGTGAGAGGTCAAACATTTTGATCAAGTACTTTGAG AGTATAAACGGAATTACACCGATGCCAAGTGAATACAATCCTGCGAATTGGATGCTTGAAATGACTACACCTGCTGCCGAAGAAAGACTGGGGCAAGACTTTTCCGTGATTTATAAAAACTCTAAGCAATATAG AGATATTGAAGCTTTGATTCAACAAACGAGTACTCCACAACCTGGCTCTGAACCTTTACACTTCTCTTCCACATACTCCCAAACTGGTTTCTCTCAATTCAGTACTTGCTTATGGAAGCAGAATCTTGTGTATTGGAGAAGCCCAGAATACAATGCTGTGAGATTGTTCTTCACAACTATGTGTGCCTTGATTGTTGGTTCTGTATTTTGGGATGTCGGGTCAAAAAG AAACAGCAGCCAAAACTTAATGGTGGTAATGGGTGCTCTTTATACTGCTGTCATGTTTCTTGGTGTAAACAACTCTTCATCTGTACAACCAGTGATCGCAATTGAAAGAACAGTTTTTTATCGTGAGAGAGCAGCTGGAATGTATTCTGCAATCCCTTATGCTATAGCACAG GGTCTTGTGGAGATCCCATACATCGCGGCCCAGACAATATTATATGGCATCACTACATACTTCATGATCAACTTTCAGAGGACAATTG GGAAGTTTTTACTCTACCTTGTGTTCATGTTTTTAACTTTCACTTACTTTACCTTCTATGGAATGTTGGCTATTGGTCTTGCACCATCTCAACAAATGGCTGCTGTTGTTTCTGCTGCTTTTTACTCATTATGGAACCTCCTTGCTGGTTTTCTTGTCCCAAAACCG TTAATACCCGGATGGTGGATCTGGTTCTACTACCTATGTCCAATTGCATGGACATTGCAAGGTCTCATTGGGTCTCAACTTGCTGACGTGGAAGAACCCATCATAGGACCTGGAGGTTTCCAGGGTACAGTGAAAGGCTATTTGAAAGAAGCACTTGGCATAGAATCCAACATGATTGCTCTTTCAGCCTTCATGCTTTttgccttcagcctcctcttCTTTCTTATCTTTGCACTCTCCCTTAAATTCCTTAATTTCCAAAAAAGATGA